Below is a window of Schistocerca cancellata isolate TAMUIC-IGC-003103 chromosome 4, iqSchCanc2.1, whole genome shotgun sequence DNA.
tgttcgctgttgacattgtaattctgtcaaggagACAAAATgactcagaagagcagttgaatgtattGTATTGCatcttgaaaagaggctataagatgaGCATGAACCaaagtaaaagaagggtaatggaatgcagtctgattaaatcaggtgatgctgaggaaattaaatttGGAAACAAGACCCCTAAAGcagagatgagttttgttatttgaccatcaaaatactgatgatggccaaagtagaaagaatataaaatgtagactgacaatggcaagaaaagcgtttctgaagaagagaaatttgttaacatcgaatatagatttaagtgttaggaagtcttatctgaaaggatttgtattgagtgtagctacATATGAAAGTTCAAcatagatgataaacagtttagacaagtagaaaataaaagtttttgaaatgtagtgctagagaagaatgctgaagattaggtgggtagatcatgtaataaGTGAGaaggttctgaatagaattggtgcggaaagaaatttgtgacacaacatgactagaaggagggatcggttgataggacaaattttgagatatcaagggatcacttatttagtactggagggaagtgtgggtagtAAAAAgtttagaggaagaccaagagatgaatctagtgagcagattcaaaaggatgtagtttgtattagtagttattcggagatgaagagacttataCAAGATAGAGCAGCATAGAGAACTGCGTgaaagcagtcttcagactgaagaccacaacaacaacaatctaactTAGTTAACAGTCACATGTGTGTGGATGGCCACAACTTTATAAAAGGTCCTGCATTTAAGAAAACTatcagtgaaattaaattttgGAGTGGTGATGTGTGGTTTCAATAAAAGATATAACAAAGGACTCAACTGAACCAGCTGATACTTCATGTTGACTTCATCCCATAACGTAGCAAAGTGATACCGTTTCCACAATTCTGCATCCACATTGCATGCTAAAGAGCATTTATGGCTCTCCTCATGTGTAACATCATTGGCACTGAGTAAGATGGTGCAGAAGTGGGTATGACTAGATTCATTTGATTAGATGTGAGTTCAAAGTCTCATcctgccatgctgatttaggtttcatATAAGGAAATTGCTGAGGTGATCCTTTAGCAAAGACACAGCTGACTTTCTTCCCCAATCCTGgcttgctccatttctaatgacctcaggtgttaccttcatttaatgtatttaattagtTGTTTGTGTAATTTGTCTCATTTACCAGGCTGTGTGTGAGATTTACTCTGAACAGAAGCTTATGAGGGTCCGACGGACAGTGGAACACCAGAAACTGTCAAGATTGGAACCAGAACGTGTGTTTACCTCTCCCATAACATCAGCTTCATATTCACTAGTGCGGACACAGCTATCAGATGACACAGAGTCAGCACAAGCACGTGATCTTGCAACACCCATTGAGAGCATTAacgaagaaaattttgagaactatAATGCTGACCTGAGTGTAgaagaacttcagatatttcagagGGAAAACTTGCAGCTGTACAATGAACTAAACACTTTGGCAGATGAAATACGGCAAATTCAGAGCAGAGTAGTGCGGATTGCAGAGCTCCAGGATGTGTTTACAGAAAAGGTGCTCCAGCAGGTAAGGGAACAAACTCCAAAAtgtaatttttccatttttaagttAAATCATTTTGTATCTTAGGATagtcattattttaatttttgtttttgaatgtaaTTTTCCATTCAGCACTATCCAGAGAGAGGGAATTCGTGTTGATGAGTGCCAGCTTCAGTGTCTGAAGAACATCTTTgcaaaaagaatataaattttaatgaGTTTTTTATTATGCCTTTCAATCTGCAAATGTGTGCTTTGCACGCACTAATATTGTGTGTGGTAAAGTGCCCATCATGTGCCAGTATCATTACCATCCACTGCCCGATCTACAGGGTGTGTCCAGAATGTAATGTGTCGCAATTTTTTGTGATGTGACTATACTTCATAGAGTTGTCGGACCGGTTGGGaaaagtgctaacagacaagcagcattgcatgaaataaccacagaaaccacTGTGTGACATATAGTGAATGTATCCTTTAgggcagtgtggtgaaatttggtgttaatgagctatggcaacaAACAACCAAcacaagtgtctttgctaacagcatgatattGCCTACAATGCCTCTCCTGGggttgtgaccatatcagttccACCATAGATAACttgaaaaccatggtctggtcaggtgagtcccagtTTGAGttaataagagctgatggtagggttcgtgtgtggtgcagaccccaggaagctgtggacccaagttgtcaccaaggcactgtgcaagctcatggtggctccataatgatgcgagctgtgtttacatggaatggactggatcctctggtcaaactgaaccaatcattgactgaaaatggttattttttgctacttggagaccatttgcagccactcaaagaacatgtaggggtggtctgcctGTTCCCCAGGAGTAGTGGGGACCAGGGGGTAGATGTGTCTGACCGAGGGAAAAAATGATGTGGAGGGGCAATCTGCTTGCTCTGGCAGGTGGAACAGGAGGTAACTGTGTGCCACGTCGGTGAATGCCGCATCCGTGCCCACCAGTAGACATGTTGGCAGGCCAGGCACTTGGTGAGCACAATGCCCCAGTGCCTGACATGCGAGAGAGACAAGATGCACTGCTGGAAAGCTGTTGGGATCACAATGCTGATGCGGCCATTCTCTCCCTGGAGCGGGAGCACATCGTTGATGGTGGAGAGCTCATTGTGGTGCTACCAGTAGGCCTGGACCTCCTGTTGTTGCAGCTGCTTGTGGTCCAGCTACCAGTCACATTGCACCAGGCAGAGTACCTCGTGGTACACTGGGTTACACGGTGGTGCAGCACGCAATGAGCTCGGTGTCCAATGGAAGGTTCGCCACAGCTACCTCAGTGATGTAGTCCAGGTGGAAGCAAACTTCAGGATGTGCGTAAAATGCAGGCTCTGCATCAAATCATGGCTGGGAGGGCAGTCGAACGGTATTGAACTTGATCTGTAAATTGGCCATCGACTTTAATGATGTCATTGCTATAACTACACAGCAGAGTGTCAAAAAGTTGAAGGCAAGGGAATGCCACATGATAATAAGATTGCCAACCTGTGGTGGTCACAGTAGACCCCACGTCTATCTGCAGTTCGACAGACACATTGTCAGTGGCTTCTGTGAGAGATGGAAATTCgtgtaagtctacatctacatctacatacatactccgcaatccaccatacattgcatggcggagggtacctcgtaccacaactagcatcttctctccctgttccactcccaaacagaacgagggaaaaatgactgcctatatgcctctgtacgagccctaatctctcttatcttatctttgtggtcttttcatgaaatataagttggcggcagtaaagttgtactgcagtcagccccaaatgctggttctctaaatttcctcagtagtgattcacgaaaagaacgcctcctttcctccagagactcccacccgagttcctgaagcatttccgtaacactcgcgtgatgatcaaacctaccaataacaaatccagcagcccgcctctgaattgcttctatgccctccctcaatccgacctgatagggatcccaaacgctcgagcagtactcaagaataggccgtattagtgttttataagcggtctcctttacagatgaaccacatcttcccaaaattctaccaatgaaccgaagacaactatccaccttccccacaactgccattacatacttgtcccacttcatatcgctctgcaatgttacgcccaaatatttaatcgacgtgactgtgtcaagcgctacactactaatggagtattgaaacattacaggattctttttcctattcatctgcattaatttacatttatctatatttagagttagctgccattctttacaccaatcacaaatcctgtccaagtcatcttgtatcctcctacagtcactcaacgacaacaccttcccgtacaccacagcatcatcagcaaacagccgcacattgctatccaccctatccaaaagatcatttatgtagatagaaaacaacagcggacctaccacacttccctggggcactccagatgataccctcacctccgatgaacactcaccatcgaggacaatgtactgggttctattacttaaaattctttgagccactcacatatttgggaaccaatcccatatgctcgtaccttagttaggagtctgcagtggggcactgagtcaaacgctttctggaagtcaaggaatatggcatccgtctgatacccttcatccatggttcgcaagatatcatgtgaaataagggcgagttgtgtttcgcaggagtgatgctttctaaccagaatttccttgggttttcagcaagatcttttgctaaggtatgacggtggtggtggttgtatgcttcgcgcatcgctctttttacagcaccacgaatctctactaacttttgcctgtcctcattctcctgatctttcttgtactgcgagtgcaactgtctttgcttcctgagcattctccaaattgcactgttaaaccacggtgggtcttttccatccgtaacccactttttcagcacatacttgtccaatgcgtgatttacaatgtatttaaaatttgcgcataattcttccacgtccatcccactaaatgggatgctaacaactgcttatctgctctttctagtaagaatactctcctagccttcttgaccgactttttaacttttgtaaccatagtcataatgtcaacatcatgatcactaatccctgtctcaacactgacaccattgatgaggtctggtctgttcgtggctaccagatctaaaatatttccattacgcgttggctgtcgatttagctgatcaaggcagttttcggataatgtgttcaaaagtaattcacacgacagcttttctgtaccacctgtaatgaatccatagacatcccagtctatactaggtaggttgaagtcgcctccgactaatatagcatgatccggtcacttctgcgatacagagtgtagactccctttgaatgattctagaactgtcacggtggaacctggtggccggtaataacacccaataattaactttatttctcttagccctgttaaacgtgtccagataactttacaatcacactctacttcgacctcagtagacacaatatttttgtcaactgcaatgaagacaccacctcatacggtgtctaatctgtctttctgatacacgttctaaccctcactaaatatttcagaacttcctatctcgggcttcagccaggtctcagtcccgagaactatttgcgtgccacacgcttcctggaggacagtaaattcaggaactttattccgaacactctgaaaatttactgctaatatgttgatagctgaagtgtctttacactgagcgcgtcctgatttccctgcctgcacatcgactggtgagtgttcatcaggacacctcgcactactgcctagcctaaaaaaaaactcATGCACGCCACATGTACAAGTGAGGAAGCACAGATTAGATATAGGATACGTCTGGGAACAGGTCCACCCTGTCATCCATCTCCACATCTGATGGGCCCATACATTCACAGTTGATGTTCATTTTCAGTGCTGCTTGGCTCACTTCAGCCCTGTGTCTGGATTTCCCACAAAAAGTGCACATAGCTCACCATTAGTGGCACTGGTGTCTCTGGTGAGTAATAAAACACTATCTGCAGGAAGGGAACTGTTGAGGGTGGCTTCTGGCTGCTGAGTCTGTGTGCGTTATGTGAAATGTGAATCTGACCTGGATtgttagggagggggggggggggcgcttgactGTGGCAGAGGGCAGTGTGTTGGCCTGATGGGTGCTGCAAGGTGGCTGATGATGCAAGAGCCTGTTCAAAAGCTCTGATAATGGGGAGACATGTTTCTGAGGAAGGGTCCTTCAATTTAATGAGATTCGTGCATAGTCCTTCAAGAGGGGGCATGCACAAGAATCATGTCCCAGACCAAGGaagttccaatatgacagtttacaCTGAAGATTACTATGCTGGAAATAGCAGTCATGAGATAAACTCTGGAAGTAGGTGATCCTTAGGTGGTAAGACTGTTAAGTTTACAGCAGCTGAAAATCTTATGGCAGGCTATGCAACATGCACCTTGGAGTCAAAATATTCGAACAAACTGCAATTCAAAATGTCATAAGGCATAGTGTGGAGTTCCACTTCTGGGTTAAGTTGTGGCAGAAGATGGTAAATGTACGGGGCCACATGTGACAGAAAACAGGTGCGCTGCTGGGCATCACCTGTGATGCCATGGGCTAAGAAGTGCTGTTCCATGAGTGCGGCATAGTTCACCCCTGGCCCGGCCGTCTTTTCAAACTGCTGGAATGGTTGGGGCACACTCCGAAAGTCCTTAGCCACAGAGTCAATCCATTGATGAGCTCTAGAGGTGATGTGGAGATGGCTGCTGGCCGATCGATCAGGAGTTCATGAGGGTGCTGCATCTGCTGGAAAGTAACAACACCTGAGCAGAGACATCAACCAGTTCTGTCATGCTGGAAGCAAAGTGACAGTAAgtgtacttgaaagtagaagaaaaTAAGATCCTGATTTTAGGAATGGTTTCCCAATCGGCACCTGGCCCAGGGAACACTCTTGGAGTGAACTCATTGAAAATAGTTTGGGCACTGGCTGGCCTAAATACTTCCTGGGTGCTGGGGTACTGTAGATACTACTTTCTGTCACATGGTACCCAGAGAAGAAAATCCCCACAGGACCACTGACCTCTGGTGGCACTTGGGTTGCTACGTGGTGGCCAGGAAGTGTGCGGCCATCCTTTGTCCATCTTCTGAACAGCTGTTCCGTGCATGGCCAGTGCCCACATAACTTGTCTGTTGTTGATTGCTGGCTGAATAGGCATAAGGCCTTTACACAGAAATTTTCCATTATCATGGAGTACAGAATCGAAAGTAACGTGAAGTCAGTGCCAGAAGAAACACCATACAAAGTGCACCTTTTATTGCTCTGTGCTGCACACATTTAAGCTTAGCCTTATGACTTTTGTTTAGTAATACCGATTTAGTGTATCTGTATTGGGTTGCTTTGTGGGGGTAAGGCATGGATTTTAGTAGCtaaatttcctgagaattcttcacTTTTGTTTTGACACTGATTCATGACACAGCCACAGAATGGCATGTGTGTACTGGGGCTCCTCCTTGTGCTCTGCATGGCTGTAAGTTACGCAGGTCATACAGAaagtactttacgtgccactgccagaATTCTTTTATGGTAAGTTCCTTTTTGCAGATAGGCAAATGGCATTTTGGTTGTTTGCAATGTCATTTTCACCTTTTTGTTGCTTTTCTTAAGGCCATACAACATCTCTGGCCATTCATATTAGGTTGTCAGGTTACATTACTTTCTAAAAAACTTTTTGGTATCCACATTAAATGTCAACAGTATTACATACAATTAGTTTCACAATGACTTAATGTCATCCTCAAGTGTTTACATATAACTAATTTAATATTGGTTCATTAAAATACACTGTCTCCCAATGTTTGGATGCCGAGTATCTTAACGAAGCAATGTTATGGTCTCCCAGTGTTCAAATGTCATGTATTTTAACAAATCAGTGTTAAATTAGTTATCTTTTCCACTTGAGGATGTGATTAAATCATTGTGAAACTGGTTGTGTGTGATCCTGTAGTAAAGGAACTGCTAACAGCTAATGCAGCCACCAAAAAGTTTTTAGaagatttttaacagtttctttaaaaaaattttaaaatattttatcatgtaCCTAAACTGTGGATGCCCAAACCGTAAAATCATGTCATCTGTGAGTGCATATTTATGGATTAGTTTTTTTAAGGCCCTGTTTACCTCAAATCTTACCAGCTGACCCCACGTGTttgatgcctcccccccccccccccttccccgcataGGCTCTCTCATATTACTGGTTAAATTTGTTAATGTATCCACATGACTTGTATGGTTTTGTCATATGCAATTAAGATATGTCCTGTTGTTGGTTTACAGACTTAACAGACttatgtttgtttattttgtttagtgAGCTATGTAATATTTATTAATTGTTACACTAGCACCTGAAGATAAAATTAGTGTCCTGAAACTTTGGTAGTGTATATGCCTGAATCCAAATAAAGGAACTTTATATTATTCGTTATATTATTCATTATGAACACTTTCCCAAGACCTCATATCACCTGAAATATCCATTTCTGACCGTTGATTCCTTTCCTAATTGTACTTGGTTTAGGATTCTTTGCAATCATTGTTGTTATGGGCTGGCAGATTTGGAGTTCCCTGATAGCTCTGATGTAGGTGGCAACAAAGATCTGATGTGCGTGACAACAAAGTGTGGAACTTGTACTGCAGTGCATTTGAAATCTTGGCAACACTGCTTTCATTAGaacattcttttttctttcttcttctttctctcgtCTCCTGTCACTCTTCTCTTCTCCTCACCCCTCCCCAAACTGTGCCTGCAGTTGTCACTGGTAGAAATTTTTCACTGTCTGAGAAAGGCTCTGAGAGAGGCTATCTTTCAGGTGCACTGATGCTCAACAGTCCTTCCTTCCTTTCAGGTACCCGTTAGCCAGCCTTTGTTTTGTCAATAGTAGTCTGGTAGTTCTCCAATTTTGAAGATAACCAACCATACCTTTATAAGGCCTTTGGGCTAGTATGATGATGGGGTAGCCACTCCCAAAGACATTTGAAAGCTACTGCCAGCCGCCCCCCACCCCACTCTGGGAGGAATCCATGTACCCCCTCTGGTTGCATCTAGTATAATAGCATGATcaaatttcatgtcatttttcaagTGTTTGCGCATTGTTTATATAAGGCAGCCTGATATTTATCTAGATGAATATggggaaaccacatccaggctggccagcacactggtccCAGTAATCCCAAGGCAGATTCAATCCAAGGCCAGCACACCTACCCATGTCCCAGAAGGGATGTTTTAACACATTTGACTATCTGGGAGCATACCAGAGCTCAAAAGTAGCTACCGTATTGTAGATATGAAATTTTTGTGCGTGGTTTATTGGTTCTGAATCAAATAGATATTTTTTTCAGAATGATAAGTGTTCTCTGCAAACATTCCATTTGTGTTCGCAGGCTTATATTATATTGCCTGTTTAGAAATCCCATTGCCTGCTTTTTGCAAAGGTCACAACTCCCATTTTGTGAATGTAATACTTGATTTGCACAGTAATTTGGTATCTTGTCGGAAATTTGAAAGCAATTACATATTTACAGTCAATACAAGGTGTATTGCTAAGGGCACTCTTAAAATGCTTAAGCTTGCTAATTTATGGAAGTTATGTCAGGTACAAAATTATATTTACAGTAGACGTATTGTATGAATGCTGATCAAATTAGAACAACAATAAAATGTGAGATTCATTTTTGGAAGGTTTAAGATGCAAATCCTTGGTTTCCGTAAATCAGTTGAGACAAAATcctgctttgtaccttgtccatcTAATTGTGTTgcagtattaattgagtgaaatatTGATTTGCTCTCAAAATCATGTATCATTTTCTTTTTACAGGAAGAAGAAATTGAACGCATTTCAACAACTGTGATTGGGTCTACAGAGAATGTGAAGGAAGGAAATGAGCAACTACATCAGCTCATGCAAAAGAGTGCAGGTCTTCGTGCATGGGCACTGTTCTTTTTCATTGTCATGTCCTTCTCCCTGTTGTTTCTGCACTGGTACCATGACTGACTGTTGTTGCTATTCTATGAGTTTATTGCGGTTTGGCACCTGGACAGGAAGAAGCATGGAAGATGTGTGGTATATTTCACCCTTTATTCAAGGAAGATTGCATACCATCTACACACTTTCATCATACGAAAACCAATACTGATGTTTACAAATATATGCATTTCAATACCTCATGTTTATATTCTGTATGTCAAGAAGCTGTTACTTATTTCTCAGTGCATATATATTTTGTGGTAACAATGCTCAAATTTGTGGTTCTTGTATTTTGAAATGACACTTAGTGTTTCTCTTGGTTTTATACTTGTGGaattactgaataatttattttgaagAAATGTACATTTTTGGAGCCTAACTTTTGCTGTTTTTTCTAAATACTTATTCAGTATTCTGTGCTTTAGGTAATTTTCTGTTTGTCTTTTTACACTGTATTACACCAGTTACAAGGACAACCTCTTAAAAGAAAAGTGTTAACTCATGAGATGTTATAGGCCACAATAGTATcaatgaattaataataataataataataaggaatgaAACTGAAGCATATTTATGTTCCAGATGTTAATATTTCTGatcagaaaatgtaattcatttaaGCCTCTGCTTCTCTATAATTCAATGCCTTTCTCTTATTGTGCGGAACATGTACCTGACAGCTTAAGAGTATTGTTTATGTCTGAAAGAATCATCAGTGGTGGTTTCTTAGTCTCATAGCAAACATAATCTacatcatttgattcaggtacaggagacatgtcaaaactgtggtaaaatttcacTATAAACATAGAATagctgatgttaacaaacagcatcataataaagttttaaacatggctgcatgaTCAGCGACCATTTACAAATTAATGTTAAAGCAATTAAAGTCCTTGGTCACAAAAATTAAGTAttttgacctggtttcggcacctctgtgagtgccttcatcagaaattaaacattcaaattggcctacaaaagaagtacaaaattataggaatttttttttatataaaagtgtaagtactgactgacagtacaagaaagaaacagtacttacatgtcatgtataaaataaatatcaagcgacaaagctttagtcacaaaatgttTTCAAGTAGAATGCGTGGAAAGCAAGCCACTATGAGCTGCTTGTATATGTCGAGCTacaggtagcatcagactgaggcgcctGAGTTAACAACTGTGTGCAGGTGAACAttgcaccaagagtgccatctagcaGCCGCAAGTACAaactggctacttaacattcaaatgaaaagacgaatattatgatgaacattattcagtacatgaagtaaaagacaatattttgtttgACAGCAGCAGACAAGGTAACATTTTGCCTACatcagagcttagaagtacagtttaaaggatgaaaacaccattatataaaatacaaagaaggctgaatgacacagcctttagaaaaaaaatataacatggaatgcagccaatataaaccatttaataaatgaaaaattatgagtcaacataggtacaaaaaacatttcggtaactgcacgaggaaACCTGAAATCAGATATCAAGTAACGACTTTATACTGTAGAAGAAGTTTTTAAtacgtaattgtagctgctcattgAGAAAGAGGCTACCATtttgagaaagatgtttaaaaatttctaattcttctaggATATCTAATGTATGCCCTTTCctctcggtgtgcaaaatgttgatattgtgAACAGATTTAGGCACGTGACCTGTAATCAAAAGCTGGTCTGCAAAAGACAAATTTTGGGTGCTAGTgtcattttttcttaaaagatgttctttatatctggttgtaAAGGCACACCCTGTTTGTAAGAAGAGCATTTGCTGCGAAAAATCTTATAGATGCCAGAGTTTTCCAATGGGGAACAAGTCGATTTTGAAATTatgaatacagtttttttttccttctctttttttacttttaaatgttaagtagcctacttatatttGTGGCTACTAGATGGTACTCTTGGTGTAATATTCACCTGCCCGCAATTGCTAATGCGGGCACCTCAGTCTGTTGATACCTGTGGCTTGACATGTATGAGTAGCCCATAGTGGCTCATCTCCCATgtattatcttttttttaaattgttgtgacTTAAGTTTTCtcacttgatatttattttatatgtgacatggaagtactgtttctttcttgtaccgttagtcagtacttacacttttattttaaaaaaattcccaTAATTTTGTACTTACGTTACAGGCcaatttgaatgtttaatttctgatgaaggcactcatagaagtgccgAAACCAGGTCAACAGACTTAATTTTTGTGctcgagggctgtaattgctttaacttaaATATagcataatataataataatacagttttgttatatatacacacacaataaaatctaaaacttaattatcccttgctcaaattatcattgcATCCTCTATCAATTGTTCTcttgaatagtagcatttctcccctGGATCTGTTGCAGCCTTGTTTTTAGAATCTTTGATTTCGTGTTAAATATGTTTTTATCCAttaacttgttatatattgtcatccccgTATATTGTGGAGTCTATGCATATAATTTCAGTTGGTCTATTGGCAGcataaaatgatttttatttcccATGTTATATGTGTGGTTAAAATGgttctcctcaaataatttttgtctgctgtgtatgaagattataatttcataaatgtatgtgGAGAGAATAGTTAGAATTTGTAGTTTCCTAAATAATGGGCAACAAGATTTGTTTGCTATGCTTTACACATGTATCTCATaattttcttccacaatttcaGTGTTCGAGATACATTGTTAGAACAGTCGCAGAAAGCTGTACCATATAATATGACAGCTTTAAAATAACTATGATATACTATTAATCATGTAGTCAAGTCCGTGGAATTCACTAGTATTTCCATTGCTTagtgcttagtttatttgataggaagtcaatatgtgtattccacattatttgataggaagtcaatatgtgtattccagcttaagtgc
It encodes the following:
- the LOC126183805 gene encoding syntaxin-18, whose amino-acid sequence is MDITPLFKACVKTVRTKNKAFGIAIDKSRILPRHSEKSDFTIKVKELMEQITRLRLFLLKHRKAYLNFTSHLCDSPRMTDEERDEIEVGAERIIGNSSYLITKLKREWKNNVGPSQLMEHHRIALDLVETYLKAVCEIYSEQKLMRVRRTVEHQKLSRLEPERVFTSPITSASYSLVRTQLSDDTESAQARDLATPIESINEENFENYNADLSVEELQIFQRENLQLYNELNTLADEIRQIQSRVVRIAELQDVFTEKVLQQEEEIERISTTVIGSTENVKEGNEQLHQLMQKSAGLRAWALFFFIVMSFSLLFLHWYHD